A window of Cohnella herbarum contains these coding sequences:
- a CDS encoding asparaginase — MDTMNAPGDVPLVVMNRGELTENVHRGRISIVSAVNGKSIDCWGDVQALTYIRSTAKPIQALASLLDGAAEAYGFEDRHLALMTASHRGSRQQLAVLEEILALTGLEEDLLAIHPGMPIGRKDRDEWVASGGKPRKLFHTCAGKHLGVLAWSKLKGWPLEGYIHPEHPAQMEIIRRLKLWAGGTGAGVGEGSGAGAGEVFGVGTGADEGAGVGAGNGEGACAGADNVTVGKDGCGFPVAAIPLEQLGFAYGRLACPELGHDSETAKVVSRITGAMNAYPELVEGRNRLASILLTDANVVAKSGAHGVFTFGLRNEQLGVAIAVSNGTEIAWPHIVKAVLQRIGGISEETKRKLEQTFPTEFLNDVGEVAGKWQAVF; from the coding sequence ATGGATACAATGAATGCTCCGGGTGATGTCCCTTTGGTTGTTATGAACAGAGGTGAGTTGACGGAAAACGTCCATCGAGGACGAATTAGCATCGTTTCGGCCGTAAACGGGAAGTCGATCGATTGTTGGGGCGACGTTCAAGCTCTGACCTACATTAGATCGACCGCGAAGCCGATTCAGGCGTTAGCTTCGCTATTGGACGGGGCCGCGGAAGCTTACGGCTTCGAAGATCGCCATCTGGCGTTGATGACCGCTTCGCATAGGGGAAGCCGACAGCAGCTTGCCGTGTTAGAAGAAATCCTTGCCCTAACAGGGTTGGAAGAGGATTTACTTGCGATCCATCCGGGAATGCCGATCGGGCGCAAGGACAGGGACGAATGGGTTGCTTCCGGAGGAAAACCCCGTAAGCTGTTCCATACTTGCGCAGGTAAACACTTAGGCGTGCTCGCTTGGTCCAAACTCAAAGGCTGGCCGTTGGAGGGATATATCCATCCGGAGCATCCTGCGCAGATGGAGATTATCCGTCGATTGAAGCTGTGGGCGGGGGGTACGGGAGCAGGAGTAGGTGAGGGATCTGGAGCAGGAGCAGGTGAGGTGTTTGGAGTAGGTACAGGAGCAGATGAGGGAGCTGGAGTAGGGGCAGGTAATGGTGAAGGGGCATGTGCAGGAGCGGATAATGTTACGGTTGGCAAAGATGGTTGCGGGTTTCCCGTTGCGGCGATACCTCTTGAGCAACTTGGTTTCGCATACGGCAGGCTTGCGTGCCCGGAACTCGGACACGATTCGGAGACGGCTAAAGTCGTAAGCCGTATTACCGGCGCTATGAACGCTTATCCGGAGCTAGTGGAAGGACGTAATCGCTTGGCAAGCATTCTTCTGACGGACGCTAACGTCGTTGCCAAGAGCGGAGCGCACGGGGTGTTCACGTTCGGGCTCCGGAATGAACAACTAGGCGTTGCCATCGCGGTAAGCAATGGAACGGAGATCGCTTGGCCTCACATCGTCAAGGCCGTTCTTCAGCGGATCGGCGGAATATCGGAAGAAACGAAGCGCAAGCTGGAGCAGACGTTTCCGACGGAATTCCTTAACGATGTCGGCGAGGTCGCCGGTAAGTGGCAAGCTGTGTTTTAG
- a CDS encoding YtxH domain-containing protein — protein sequence MADTRGTLKGALIGGVIGATAALLLAPKSGRELRVDIRDRYNSVQDRTKQALSEAGNKTQELAKQVGQHATDIMDKTRSAISTAKDEVQSWKDESKKEFKDEQQPDQKMN from the coding sequence ATGGCAGACACACGCGGAACATTAAAAGGCGCATTAATCGGCGGGGTTATCGGAGCTACAGCCGCTCTTCTGCTCGCTCCGAAATCGGGACGGGAATTACGCGTCGATATTCGCGACCGCTACAATTCCGTACAGGATCGCACCAAGCAGGCGTTGTCCGAAGCAGGTAACAAAACCCAAGAACTTGCCAAGCAAGTAGGTCAGCACGCAACCGATATCATGGATAAAACGCGTTCCGCAATATCCACGGCCAAAGATGAGGTTCAATCCTGGAAGGACGAAAGCAAGAAAGAGTTCAAGGATGAACAGCAGCCTGATCAGAAGATGAACTAG
- a CDS encoding STAS domain-containing protein: METNKFTLRTENREGQTILFLGGEFDLEVATQVRAAMEPLIELTDRRLTLNLRDLKYIDSTGIGILISIVKARHTRNASFDVEHVPVHIRKLFDMTGISPFLAQAGSY; the protein is encoded by the coding sequence ATGGAAACGAATAAATTCACGCTCCGCACCGAGAATCGGGAAGGACAGACGATCTTGTTCTTAGGAGGGGAGTTCGATTTGGAAGTGGCTACGCAAGTCAGAGCAGCTATGGAGCCGCTAATCGAGCTTACCGATCGCAGGTTAACGTTGAACCTTCGGGATCTAAAATACATTGACAGTACCGGAATCGGAATTCTTATTTCCATCGTTAAAGCCAGACATACGCGGAATGCGTCTTTTGACGTAGAACATGTCCCGGTACATATTCGCAAATTGTTCGACATGACGGGCATATCCCCATTTCTGGCGCAAGCGGGCTCCTATTAA
- a CDS encoding glycosyltransferase family 2 protein: MQKACFLSVVVPMYNEEEVIEVTYRRLKAVLDKLGESYEIVFVNDGSRDKTSDIVRGFCAGDSNVKMVDFSRNFGHQIAVTAGMDHSSGRTVVLIDADLQDPPELIVDMVAKWREGYDVVYGKRIERKGESWFKKMTAAIFYRLLRSMTSVNIPVDTGDFRLMDRKVCDALTSMRERSRFIRGMVSWAGFKQTSVDYVRDERFAGETKYPLRKMIRLSLDAMTSFSTKPLKIASVLGFVLSAIGFVYLFIVLYQRLFTDTTTQGWTSMIAISLLFHGITLSLLGVLGEYIGRTYEESKGRPLYLVSDVVGFSADAESSRDRNREVEKVGIGR; this comes from the coding sequence GTGCAGAAAGCATGTTTTCTTTCCGTTGTCGTTCCGATGTACAACGAGGAAGAGGTTATCGAAGTGACCTACCGACGATTGAAGGCGGTTCTGGACAAGCTCGGGGAATCGTACGAAATCGTCTTCGTCAATGACGGTAGCCGGGATAAAACCTCGGATATCGTTCGAGGGTTCTGCGCCGGGGATTCGAATGTGAAGATGGTGGACTTTTCGCGGAATTTCGGTCATCAGATCGCGGTAACCGCGGGAATGGACCATTCCAGCGGCAGAACGGTCGTATTGATCGACGCGGACTTGCAAGATCCGCCGGAGTTGATCGTCGATATGGTCGCCAAGTGGCGCGAAGGCTATGATGTCGTTTACGGCAAACGGATCGAGCGTAAAGGCGAGTCGTGGTTTAAGAAAATGACGGCGGCGATATTCTATCGGCTCCTTCGTTCGATGACGTCCGTGAACATTCCGGTGGATACGGGAGATTTCCGGCTGATGGACCGCAAAGTATGCGATGCGCTAACCTCCATGCGGGAACGCAGCCGCTTCATCAGAGGAATGGTCAGTTGGGCGGGCTTTAAGCAAACTTCCGTCGATTACGTGCGGGATGAACGGTTCGCGGGGGAAACCAAATACCCGCTTCGCAAAATGATTCGATTGTCGCTGGACGCGATGACTTCCTTTTCCACAAAACCGCTTAAGATAGCCAGCGTGCTGGGATTCGTATTGTCGGCGATCGGATTCGTATACTTGTTCATCGTATTGTATCAGCGGCTCTTCACGGATACGACCACGCAAGGTTGGACATCCATGATCGCGATTAGCCTGTTGTTTCACGGCATAACCTTATCGCTTCTTGGCGTGCTGGGAGAGTATATTGGGCGCACGTACGAGGAATCGAAAGGACGACCGTTATATCTCGTCTCGGACGTGGTCGGTTTCTCCGCGGATGCCGAGAGCTCGCGCGATCGGAATCGGGAAGTAGAGAAGGTCGGCATCGGTCGCTAA
- a CDS encoding sigma-70 family RNA polymerase sigma factor encodes MSLSSSARQPDDAMTLLLEYQKTLCNDLADRLIRIYEPLVKMASNKMSRNRPDLIDDLFQVGQMSLFRLLKQFDPTLGMPFEPYAMKSIIGHMKNYLRDKSWYIQVPRRIKEKGLVVQQAIDELTGKLERSPNVEEIAAHLGLETEETLEILAGRDLYHFVSLDTPISDDDSTAVLGELIGSPVDDFSALDLKLDLQEAMAQLKPEERQVLLMVFESGLSQRSIADELGVSQMSISRIQKRAIDKLKLLIHDAETQ; translated from the coding sequence ATGAGCCTATCCTCTTCCGCGCGTCAGCCCGACGACGCGATGACCCTATTGCTCGAATATCAGAAAACGTTATGCAACGATTTAGCGGATCGGCTCATTCGAATTTACGAGCCGTTGGTTAAGATGGCATCCAACAAAATGTCGCGCAACCGACCGGATTTGATAGACGATCTGTTCCAGGTCGGACAGATGTCTTTATTCCGGTTGCTTAAGCAGTTCGATCCGACGCTTGGAATGCCGTTCGAGCCATATGCCATGAAGAGCATTATCGGTCACATGAAAAATTACTTAAGGGACAAATCCTGGTACATTCAAGTGCCTAGACGGATTAAAGAAAAAGGACTCGTCGTGCAGCAGGCCATAGACGAGCTTACGGGTAAACTGGAGCGTTCCCCTAACGTGGAGGAAATCGCAGCGCATCTGGGGCTCGAAACGGAGGAAACGCTCGAAATATTAGCCGGCCGGGATCTATACCATTTCGTGTCCTTAGACACTCCGATATCGGACGACGATAGTACGGCGGTGCTAGGCGAATTGATCGGATCGCCGGTAGACGATTTCTCGGCATTGGATCTGAAGCTCGACCTGCAAGAGGCGATGGCGCAGTTAAAGCCGGAAGAACGGCAGGTACTGCTCATGGTATTCGAAAGCGGTCTCTCGCAACGATCGATCGCCGATGAACTAGGCGTATCGCAGATGAGCATATCGCGGATTCAGAAGCGGGCGATCGATAAGCTCAAACTATTGATTCATGACGCGGAAACGCAATAA
- a CDS encoding glycosyltransferase family 39 protein, giving the protein MDYKETTRTGPVQWGAISFRNREDRRWRPLDIGLVLLLTIISAIMTFTDLGNRSAPQTFWKPDKIGDHFTVDFGELRTVDRINLYEGPGAKGNTKIESSKDGQTWEPYLEVEHKTNRVFTWKLEEKKVEARYMRYTTEKTGYRLYEAAFFTDGVKAPIPVENIQSGSDNSLTSEGSGFEVFDEQELAPYRPDYRNGMYFDEIYHGRTAYEFVELMEPYENTHPPLGKVILAIGVKMFDMTPYGWRFMAGVVGTLMVPIFYAAAKGMFQRTRYAFLAALLLVLEGFHLVHSRSSNVDIIGVTFTIVMFYAMYRFGETAWRNGGFRRSLGYLALSGLFFGAAAAVKWNYLYGGAGLAILLAFALIRRWREGRMEGDFDYARRIILTLMACVILFVAVPVGVYTASYEPYIKATKADDSYKDLWQYQKNMYHYHKGVKEEHPYASKWYTWPLMIRPVWYYGGKDLEKGDAQSIAAIGNPLIWWGGLLAMLASWWIGWRRKDRIVLTLAVAYLSFYVPWMVAPRSITFLYHYFPMVPLLILSIVWMLRWFEERNYYNGRRITIATVVVAAGLLIWFYPIYTGMTISREWMNIAIRWLPSWGF; this is encoded by the coding sequence ATGGATTACAAAGAGACAACCAGAACCGGTCCGGTGCAATGGGGAGCGATTTCCTTTCGTAACCGGGAGGATCGGCGATGGAGACCGTTAGATATCGGATTGGTGCTTTTACTGACGATCATATCGGCAATTATGACATTTACGGATTTGGGTAATCGTTCCGCTCCGCAAACGTTCTGGAAGCCGGACAAGATAGGCGACCACTTTACGGTCGATTTCGGAGAGCTGCGGACGGTCGACCGGATTAATCTGTACGAGGGACCGGGCGCGAAAGGAAATACCAAAATCGAATCGTCGAAAGATGGTCAAACTTGGGAACCCTATTTGGAAGTCGAGCACAAAACGAATCGGGTTTTCACGTGGAAACTGGAAGAGAAAAAGGTCGAAGCGCGCTACATGCGTTATACGACGGAGAAGACCGGGTACCGTCTCTATGAAGCGGCTTTTTTCACCGATGGCGTTAAAGCTCCGATTCCGGTAGAGAATATCCAATCCGGCAGCGACAATTCCTTGACCTCCGAAGGCAGCGGCTTCGAGGTGTTCGACGAACAGGAGCTCGCTCCCTACCGGCCGGATTACCGCAACGGAATGTACTTCGACGAGATTTACCACGGTCGCACCGCGTATGAATTCGTCGAGCTAATGGAGCCTTACGAGAACACGCACCCTCCTCTAGGTAAAGTGATTCTAGCCATCGGCGTGAAAATGTTCGATATGACGCCTTACGGCTGGAGATTCATGGCCGGTGTCGTCGGGACGTTGATGGTGCCGATCTTCTACGCGGCGGCAAAGGGAATGTTCCAAAGAACTAGATATGCGTTTCTTGCGGCGCTGCTGCTTGTTCTGGAGGGCTTCCATCTCGTTCATTCGCGCTCTTCCAACGTCGATATCATCGGGGTCACGTTTACGATCGTGATGTTCTACGCGATGTACAGGTTCGGCGAAACCGCTTGGCGAAACGGAGGGTTCCGACGAAGCCTCGGGTATCTCGCGCTTAGCGGGCTGTTCTTCGGAGCGGCTGCAGCGGTGAAGTGGAACTACTTGTACGGCGGTGCCGGCTTGGCGATCTTGCTCGCGTTCGCGCTTATCCGCCGCTGGCGGGAAGGTCGGATGGAGGGCGACTTCGACTACGCAAGGCGGATAATACTGACCCTTATGGCTTGCGTGATTTTGTTCGTGGCCGTGCCGGTCGGGGTATATACGGCTTCCTACGAACCGTATATTAAAGCGACTAAAGCGGATGATAGCTACAAAGACCTGTGGCAATATCAGAAAAACATGTACCATTACCATAAAGGCGTCAAAGAAGAACATCCTTATGCATCCAAGTGGTACACTTGGCCGTTGATGATACGTCCGGTCTGGTATTACGGAGGCAAGGATCTGGAGAAAGGCGATGCGCAGAGCATCGCGGCGATCGGAAATCCTTTGATCTGGTGGGGCGGATTGTTGGCCATGCTGGCTTCATGGTGGATAGGATGGCGACGAAAGGATCGGATCGTGCTCACGCTTGCCGTAGCCTACTTATCGTTCTATGTTCCATGGATGGTCGCTCCGCGAAGTATCACGTTCCTATATCATTATTTTCCTATGGTTCCGCTGCTGATCTTATCGATCGTCTGGATGCTTCGCTGGTTCGAGGAGCGCAATTATTACAACGGTCGACGGATAACGATCGCTACCGTAGTCGTAGCCGCAGGATTACTAATATGGTTCTATCCGATCTACACGGGGATGACTATAAGCCGCGAGTGGATGAACATCGCGATTCGATGGTTGCCTAGCTGGGGGTTCTAG
- the rsbW gene encoding anti-sigma B factor RsbW yields the protein MTKENSVTITVPASPEYVDLVRLTLFGIASKLKFTFEDIEDMKVAVSEACNNAVLHAYGEDDGNIEVQFISNAEELSIIVRDFGRSFKVVENKETPALHGKSINEIQSGGLGLYLMQALMDRVDVQNDGGTTITLTKKRLKSEETA from the coding sequence ATGACAAAAGAAAATAGTGTAACGATAACCGTTCCGGCGTCGCCGGAATACGTGGACTTGGTGCGGCTTACTTTATTCGGAATAGCTAGCAAGTTGAAATTTACGTTCGAGGATATCGAGGATATGAAGGTTGCGGTATCCGAGGCATGCAATAACGCTGTGCTTCATGCATACGGAGAAGATGACGGCAACATCGAGGTGCAGTTTATTTCGAATGCCGAAGAACTGTCCATCATCGTACGCGATTTCGGCCGTAGCTTTAAGGTTGTCGAGAATAAAGAGACGCCTGCGCTACACGGGAAATCCATTAACGAAATCCAGTCGGGCGGATTGGGTCTATACTTGATGCAAGCTCTTATGGATCGGGTAGACGTGCAGAACGATGGCGGTACGACGATCACATTAACGAAGAAACGGTTGAAATCCGAAGAGACGGCATGA